Proteins encoded within one genomic window of Desulfovibrio sp. X2:
- a CDS encoding ABC transporter ATP-binding protein, with protein sequence MLKVDNIRTFYGNIEALKGITIEVNRGEIVTLIGANGAGKSTTLMSICGVTPPRTGNVVFQGQDITRTSTDKIVAQGITQVPEGRLIFPGLSVRENLNMGAYLRNDKPGIASDLERVYTLFPILKERRGQYGGTLSGGQQQMLAIGRALMARPKLLLLDEPSLGLAPIVVENIFDVIQKINAEGVTVMLVEQNAQMALSIAHRAYVLETGKVTLSGDAKQLMNDPKVKSAYLGLD encoded by the coding sequence ATGCTTAAGGTAGACAACATCCGTACCTTCTACGGCAACATCGAGGCCTTGAAGGGCATTACCATCGAGGTCAACCGCGGCGAGATCGTGACCCTCATCGGGGCCAACGGCGCGGGCAAGTCCACCACGCTCATGAGCATCTGCGGAGTGACCCCGCCGCGCACGGGCAACGTGGTCTTCCAGGGACAGGACATCACCCGCACCTCCACGGACAAGATCGTGGCCCAGGGCATCACCCAGGTGCCCGAAGGACGCCTCATCTTCCCCGGCCTTTCGGTGCGCGAGAACCTGAACATGGGCGCCTACCTGCGCAACGACAAGCCCGGCATCGCCTCCGACCTCGAGCGCGTCTACACCCTGTTTCCAATCCTCAAGGAAAGGCGCGGCCAGTATGGCGGCACGCTGTCCGGCGGGCAGCAGCAGATGCTGGCCATCGGTCGCGCCCTGATGGCCCGGCCCAAGCTCCTGCTCCTTGACGAACCCTCTCTCGGACTGGCACCCATCGTCGTGGAAAACATTTTCGACGTCATCCAAAAGATCAATGCCGAAGGCGTGACCGTCATGCTCGTCGAGCAGAACGCGCAGATGGCCCTGTCCATCGCGCACCGCGCCTACGTCCTGGAGACGGGCAAGGTCACGCTGTCAGGCGACGCCAAGCAACTGATGAACGATCCCAAGGTCAAGTCCGCCTATCTGGGACTCGACTGA
- the guaB gene encoding IMP dehydrogenase — protein MEKIVYEGLTFDDVLLLPAYSEVTPDLVDVGTQLTKSIRLNIPLLSAAMDTVTEADMAIAIARQGGAGVVHKNLPIEYQCYEVEKVKKSESGMIHDPVTIEPEMRVGQALQLMAEYKISGLPVVKDEELVGILTNRDVRFVTDMDTPVSQLMTAENLVTVPEGTSLEDAKYHLHANRIEKVLVVDSANKLKGLITIKDIEKREKYPNSCKDEKGRLCVGAAIGIGSDRDRRAEALLAEGVDFLVLDSAHGHTRNIIDSVRAIKTAFPKCQLVAGNVATYEGAKAIFEAGADTVKVGIGPGSICTTRIVAGCGVPQISAITEAVRAAREFDRCIVADGGVKFSGDIVKALAAGADSVMMGSMLAGTEESPGETVLYQGRTYKIYRGMGSIDAMKQGSRDRYFQDKTTKLVPEGVVGRVPFKGPVTETLYQLVGGLRSGMGYTGCATVRELQTKARFVKISPAGLRESHVHDVTIVKESPNYRVES, from the coding sequence ATGGAGAAAATTGTTTACGAGGGTCTGACCTTCGACGATGTGCTGCTGCTGCCTGCCTATTCCGAGGTCACTCCGGACCTGGTGGACGTGGGAACGCAGCTCACGAAATCCATCCGACTGAACATCCCGCTGCTTTCGGCGGCCATGGACACGGTCACCGAGGCCGACATGGCCATCGCCATCGCCCGGCAGGGCGGCGCGGGCGTGGTGCACAAGAACCTGCCCATCGAGTACCAGTGCTACGAGGTCGAGAAGGTCAAGAAGTCCGAGTCCGGCATGATCCACGACCCCGTTACCATCGAGCCCGAGATGCGCGTGGGCCAGGCCCTGCAGCTCATGGCCGAGTACAAGATCTCGGGACTCCCCGTGGTCAAGGACGAGGAGCTGGTCGGCATCCTGACCAACCGTGACGTGCGTTTCGTCACGGACATGGACACCCCCGTCTCGCAGCTCATGACGGCCGAGAATCTGGTCACCGTGCCCGAGGGCACGAGCCTCGAGGACGCCAAGTACCATCTGCACGCCAACCGCATCGAGAAGGTGCTGGTGGTCGACTCGGCCAACAAGCTGAAGGGCCTGATCACCATCAAGGACATCGAGAAGCGCGAGAAGTACCCGAACTCCTGCAAGGACGAGAAGGGGCGGCTCTGCGTCGGCGCGGCCATCGGCATCGGCTCCGACCGCGACCGCCGCGCCGAGGCCCTGCTGGCCGAGGGCGTGGACTTCCTGGTCCTCGACTCCGCCCACGGCCACACCAGGAACATCATCGACTCCGTGCGCGCCATCAAGACCGCCTTCCCCAAGTGCCAGCTGGTGGCCGGCAACGTGGCCACCTACGAAGGCGCCAAGGCGATCTTCGAGGCGGGCGCGGACACGGTCAAGGTCGGCATCGGGCCCGGCTCCATCTGCACCACGCGCATCGTGGCCGGCTGCGGCGTGCCGCAGATCTCGGCGATCACCGAGGCCGTGCGCGCGGCGCGCGAGTTCGATCGCTGCATCGTCGCCGACGGCGGCGTCAAGTTCTCCGGCGACATCGTCAAGGCCCTGGCCGCGGGCGCCGATTCCGTGATGATGGGCTCCATGCTCGCAGGCACCGAGGAGAGCCCGGGAGAGACCGTGCTCTACCAGGGCCGCACCTACAAGATCTACCGCGGCATGGGCTCCATCGACGCCATGAAGCAGGGCAGCCGCGACCGCTACTTCCAGGACAAGACCACCAAGCTCGTGCCCGAGGGCGTGGTCGGCCGCGTTCCCTTCAAGGGGCCGGTCACCGAGACCCTGTACCAGCTCGTGGGCGGACTCCGCTCCGGCATGGGCTACACGGGCTGCGCCACGGTCAGGGAGCTCCAGACCAAGGCCCGTTTCGTCAAGATATCCCCCGCTGGCCTTCGCGAGAGCCACGTCCACGACGTGACCATCGTCAAGGAATCGCCCAACTACCGCGTCGAAAGCTAA
- the guaA gene encoding glutamine-hydrolyzing GMP synthase, translating into MENLDRVVILDFGSQYTQLIARRVREAGVYSEIHPCSIPAAELKALEPKAIILSGGPASVLDADSPTLDPEILSWGVPVLGICYGMQLLSHMLGGCISKATDREYGRADLELTGTTILFEGLRDADRHKVWMSHGDHVDAVPDGFSVVGCTASVPIAAMACPERKMWALQFHPEVAHTDDGTVILNNFLFKIAKVRPGWTMASFVESTVADLREKIGDARVICGLSGGIDSTVVALLLHKAIGKQLTCIFVDNGLLRAGEREEVIGYLEEHFDLNLVAVDAQERFLSRLVGEQDPEKKRKTIGYTFIEVFDEEAGKIENVKYLAQGTLYPDVIESVSFKGGPSVVIKSHHNVGGLPEKMNLSLVEPLRELFKDEVRKVAAELGLPDYIIWRHPFPGPGLAIRVIGEITPERLEILRQADRIVQQELHATDWYRKVWQGFAVLLPLKTVGVMGDDRTYEHVIALRIVDSLDAMTADWTRLPPEILARMSSRIINEVKGVNRVVFDISSKPPSTIEWE; encoded by the coding sequence ATGGAAAATCTCGACCGCGTCGTCATCCTTGATTTCGGCTCGCAGTACACCCAGCTCATCGCCCGCCGGGTGCGCGAAGCCGGGGTCTACTCCGAGATCCACCCCTGTTCCATACCTGCCGCGGAGCTGAAGGCCCTCGAACCCAAGGCCATCATCCTCTCCGGCGGTCCGGCCAGCGTGCTGGACGCGGATTCGCCCACGCTCGACCCCGAGATCCTCTCCTGGGGCGTTCCGGTGCTCGGCATCTGCTACGGCATGCAGCTGCTCTCGCACATGCTGGGCGGGTGCATCAGCAAGGCCACGGACCGCGAGTACGGCCGCGCCGACCTGGAACTGACCGGGACCACGATCCTCTTCGAGGGGCTGCGCGACGCTGACCGCCACAAGGTCTGGATGTCGCACGGCGACCACGTGGACGCCGTGCCCGATGGCTTCTCGGTCGTGGGCTGCACCGCCTCGGTGCCCATCGCGGCCATGGCCTGCCCGGAGCGCAAGATGTGGGCGCTGCAGTTCCATCCCGAGGTGGCGCACACCGACGACGGCACGGTCATCCTCAACAATTTCCTCTTCAAGATCGCCAAGGTCCGGCCCGGCTGGACCATGGCCTCGTTCGTCGAGTCCACGGTGGCCGACCTGCGCGAGAAGATCGGCGACGCCCGCGTCATCTGCGGGCTTTCCGGCGGCATCGACTCCACCGTCGTGGCGCTGCTCCTGCACAAGGCCATCGGCAAGCAGCTGACCTGCATCTTCGTGGACAACGGCCTTCTGCGCGCCGGAGAGCGCGAGGAGGTCATCGGCTACCTCGAGGAGCACTTCGACCTGAACCTCGTGGCAGTGGACGCGCAGGAGCGTTTCCTCTCGCGCCTGGTAGGCGAGCAGGACCCCGAGAAGAAGCGCAAGACCATCGGCTACACCTTCATCGAGGTCTTCGACGAGGAAGCGGGCAAGATCGAGAACGTCAAGTACCTCGCCCAGGGCACGCTCTACCCGGACGTCATCGAATCCGTCTCCTTCAAGGGCGGCCCCTCGGTGGTCATCAAGAGCCACCACAACGTGGGCGGCCTGCCCGAAAAGATGAACCTCTCCCTGGTCGAGCCGCTGCGAGAGCTCTTCAAGGACGAGGTGCGCAAGGTGGCCGCGGAGCTCGGCCTGCCCGACTACATCATCTGGCGCCATCCCTTCCCGGGGCCGGGCCTCGCCATCCGCGTCATCGGCGAGATCACGCCGGAGCGGCTGGAGATCCTGCGCCAGGCCGACCGCATCGTGCAGCAGGAGCTGCACGCAACCGACTGGTACCGCAAGGTCTGGCAGGGCTTCGCAGTGCTGCTGCCGCTGAAGACCGTGGGCGTCATGGGCGACGACCGCACTTACGAGCACGTCATCGCGCTGCGCATCGTGGACAGCCTGGACGCCATGACCGCGGACTGGACGCGCCTGCCTCCCGAGATCCTGGCGCGCATGTCCAGCCGCATCATCAACGAGGTCAAGGGCGTCAACCGAGTGGTCTTCGACATATCCTCCAAGCCGCCCAGCACCATCGAGTGGGAATAG
- the tatB gene encoding Sec-independent protein translocase protein TatB yields MFGIGQFELLIIIVVALVVIGPNKLPELMRTIGKGFAEFKRVSSDVKQTFDAEVRRADDDARKKEEADRAKREAAKAEKAKAAAEAAAKAEAGAPDAENAAGTSGGTSTSAAPSGEASAAADSHAPKETPAAASEAAAEGEKPAGGDKA; encoded by the coding sequence ATGTTCGGAATCGGCCAGTTCGAGCTGCTGATCATCATCGTCGTGGCCCTCGTGGTCATCGGGCCCAACAAGCTTCCCGAGCTGATGCGAACCATCGGCAAGGGCTTCGCGGAGTTCAAGCGCGTCTCGAGCGACGTGAAACAGACCTTCGACGCCGAGGTCCGCCGCGCCGACGACGATGCCCGCAAGAAGGAAGAGGCCGACCGCGCCAAGCGCGAGGCTGCCAAGGCCGAGAAGGCCAAGGCCGCTGCCGAGGCTGCCGCGAAGGCCGAGGCCGGAGCGCCTGACGCCGAGAACGCTGCCGGGACTTCCGGCGGAACGTCCACCTCCGCGGCCCCCAGCGGCGAGGCTTCCGCTGCCGCCGATTCCCATGCCCCGAAGGAGACGCCTGCCGCCGCTTCCGAGGCGGCCGCCGAGGGTGAGAAGCCCGCGGGCGGAGACAAGGCATGA
- the tatC gene encoding twin-arginine translocase subunit TatC, giving the protein MSTSGSDESPRKDESEQAAGEREDAAKGPASETSAPTGTPVEGAGEAGTAADAGECARPDETFDTFPEDPSALPSEDPAPVIRAPQPDGEAAAATPSSASPDTPSDLPAVNGETLPEVPADSEAEASVPAVAGGGDGEPPAPPAVPASGDGADGEAGDDEEEDEEESGAGRMSLFEHLGELRTRVLRCIIAALVGMMACWGVKERILDALMAPMMVVLKAAGESHFVYLEPAEAFFTYMKASMIGGLVLVSPYIFYQFWRFIAPGLYAHERRWLMPISLASAVLFVGGASFGYFVVFPFGFEYFASFISPQLQFLPALSTYFGFCVKLLVAFGLIFELPLFVLFLARLGLVTAQGMKRFRRWAILMTFIVAAILTPPDPFSQVAMALPLLALYEISIVVAKVFGRKPKKEPEPEEDVEEERGGEEA; this is encoded by the coding sequence ATGAGCACTTCCGGGAGCGATGAGAGCCCCCGGAAGGACGAGTCCGAGCAGGCCGCGGGAGAGCGCGAGGACGCCGCCAAGGGCCCTGCATCCGAGACTTCCGCGCCCACCGGGACTCCGGTCGAGGGGGCCGGTGAGGCCGGGACTGCCGCCGACGCCGGGGAGTGTGCCCGGCCGGACGAAACTTTCGACACCTTTCCCGAGGATCCCTCGGCCCTGCCGTCCGAGGACCCCGCGCCCGTCATCCGGGCTCCGCAACCGGACGGGGAGGCTGCCGCCGCGACGCCGTCTTCAGCTTCGCCCGACACCCCCTCCGACCTTCCTGCAGTGAACGGCGAGACGCTTCCCGAGGTCCCCGCCGACTCCGAGGCCGAAGCCTCCGTGCCCGCCGTAGCCGGTGGGGGAGACGGCGAGCCGCCCGCGCCGCCTGCCGTGCCCGCCTCCGGGGACGGGGCCGACGGCGAGGCCGGAGACGACGAGGAAGAGGACGAGGAGGAATCCGGCGCCGGGCGCATGTCCCTCTTCGAGCACCTGGGCGAGCTGCGCACGCGCGTCCTGCGCTGCATCATCGCCGCGCTCGTGGGCATGATGGCCTGCTGGGGCGTCAAGGAACGCATCCTGGACGCGCTCATGGCGCCCATGATGGTCGTGCTCAAGGCCGCCGGAGAGTCGCACTTCGTCTACCTCGAGCCCGCCGAGGCCTTCTTCACCTACATGAAGGCCAGCATGATCGGCGGCCTCGTGCTCGTCAGCCCCTACATCTTCTATCAGTTCTGGCGCTTCATCGCCCCCGGGCTCTATGCGCACGAACGGCGCTGGCTGATGCCCATCTCCCTGGCCTCGGCCGTGCTCTTCGTCGGCGGCGCGAGCTTCGGCTACTTCGTGGTCTTCCCCTTCGGCTTCGAGTATTTCGCGAGCTTCATCAGCCCCCAGTTGCAGTTCCTGCCCGCGCTGTCGACCTACTTCGGCTTCTGCGTCAAGCTGCTCGTGGCGTTCGGTCTCATCTTCGAGCTGCCCCTCTTCGTGCTCTTCCTGGCCCGCCTCGGCTTGGTCACGGCGCAGGGCATGAAGCGCTTCCGCCGCTGGGCCATCCTCATGACCTTCATCGTGGCCGCCATCCTCACGCCTCCCGACCCCTTCTCCCAGGTGGCAATGGCTCTGCCGCTCCTGGCCCTCTACGAGATCTCGATCGTCGTGGCCAAGGTCTTCGGCAGGAAGCCCAAGAAGGAGCCGGAGCCGGAGGAGGACGTGGAAGAGGAACGCGGAGGCGAGGAGGCGTAA
- the hisB gene encoding imidazoleglycerol-phosphate dehydratase HisB, which yields MSTRKAAISRETRETSIRIELDCDGSGKISVDTGFGFADHMLTLLAFWAGFDLSVTCKGDLEIDAHHSLEDVGLTLGQALAEALGDKQGIERVGLAKVPMDEALSEVVVDLSGRPYFVYLGDEILPPVIAGEEKDVWREFLKSFAYRAQFNLHLRFEYGTNGHHLLESAFKGLGLALRAALRQSRSGVTSTKGSLD from the coding sequence ATGAGCACGAGAAAGGCCGCGATCTCGCGGGAGACAAGGGAAACGAGCATCCGGATCGAGCTCGACTGCGACGGCAGCGGCAAGATCTCCGTGGACACCGGCTTCGGCTTCGCGGACCACATGCTCACCCTGCTGGCCTTCTGGGCCGGTTTCGACCTCAGCGTCACCTGCAAGGGCGACCTCGAGATCGACGCCCACCACAGCCTCGAGGATGTCGGACTGACTCTCGGCCAGGCCCTTGCGGAGGCCTTGGGCGACAAGCAGGGCATCGAGCGTGTGGGGCTGGCCAAGGTCCCCATGGACGAGGCTCTTTCCGAGGTCGTGGTGGACCTCTCCGGCCGTCCCTATTTCGTCTATCTCGGCGACGAGATTCTCCCTCCCGTGATCGCGGGAGAGGAGAAGGACGTCTGGCGGGAGTTCCTGAAATCTTTTGCCTATCGCGCCCAGTTCAATCTGCACCTGCGTTTCGAATACGGTACCAACGGCCACCATCTGCTGGAGTCGGCCTTCAAGGGCCTCGGCCTTGCTCTGCGCGCTGCGCTTCGCCAAAGCCGCAGCGGCGTGACCAGCACCAAGGGAAGCCTCGACTGA
- the hisA gene encoding 1-(5-phosphoribosyl)-5-[(5-phosphoribosylamino)methylideneamino]imidazole-4-carboxamide isomerase: MILFPAIDIKDGRCVRLRQGKKDDVTVFGEDPVAAARHWVDLGARFLHVVDLDGAFDGKPVNFGLVRRICCELGVSVQLGGGIRDLETASAYLEAGVTRLIIGTMALENPDLFASMCRALPGRVGVSLDADDGRLKTKGWVADAGLTVADVLPRLEDLGVSFLVYTDIGRDGMHAGVNTAAMERLCSSTGIPVVAAGGVTNLDDLKALWPLTAKGLEGVITGRAIYEGTLDFKAAQDWIAGQKAGQKA; encoded by the coding sequence GTGATCCTTTTTCCCGCCATCGACATCAAGGACGGTCGCTGTGTGCGGCTGCGCCAGGGGAAGAAGGACGACGTCACCGTTTTCGGAGAGGATCCCGTGGCCGCCGCCAGGCATTGGGTGGACCTCGGAGCGCGGTTCCTGCACGTGGTGGACCTCGACGGCGCCTTCGACGGCAAGCCGGTCAACTTCGGCCTCGTGCGCCGCATCTGCTGCGAGCTCGGCGTGTCCGTGCAGCTCGGCGGCGGCATCCGCGACCTGGAGACGGCCTCCGCCTACCTGGAAGCGGGCGTGACGCGGCTCATCATCGGCACCATGGCCCTCGAGAACCCCGACCTTTTCGCATCCATGTGCCGCGCCCTGCCCGGCCGCGTCGGCGTCTCCCTGGACGCGGACGACGGGCGGCTCAAGACCAAGGGCTGGGTGGCGGACGCCGGGCTCACCGTGGCCGACGTGCTGCCCCGCCTCGAGGACCTGGGCGTGAGCTTTCTGGTCTACACCGACATCGGCCGCGACGGCATGCACGCCGGGGTCAACACGGCCGCCATGGAGCGGCTGTGCTCCTCGACGGGCATCCCCGTGGTGGCGGCAGGCGGCGTGACCAACCTCGACGACCTGAAGGCCCTGTGGCCGCTCACGGCCAAGGGGCTCGAAGGCGTCATCACCGGCCGTGCCATCTATGAAGGCACGCTCGACTTCAAGGCTGCCCAGGACTGGATCGCCGGCCAAAAGGCCGGGCAGAAGGCCTGA
- a CDS encoding heavy-metal-associated domain-containing protein produces MRTIKVKGMSCQHCVASVTEALSKIPGVSQVKVDLASGTATFAEASPVSAATLTQAIEGIGFEVEL; encoded by the coding sequence ATGCGTACGATCAAGGTCAAGGGAATGAGCTGCCAGCATTGCGTCGCCTCGGTCACCGAGGCCCTGTCGAAGATTCCCGGCGTGAGCCAGGTCAAGGTCGACCTCGCTTCCGGCACCGCCACCTTCGCCGAGGCCTCGCCCGTCAGCGCCGCGACGCTCACGCAGGCCATCGAGGGCATCGGCTTCGAGGTCGAGCTCTAG
- a CDS encoding DUF3179 domain-containing (seleno)protein: MLPFLPGLLTALLCLALALPAASARAETAAKDEAGKDGGSYMGIWTMRQGSSECRLPVVKTLAEGEPCAESLAIADPRFVPAREASLPGDEEVFGVRMEGFTAAFPMRIMAWHEVANFLADGEKRSLTYCPYADSAVGFSGCTLVPSGQVSESNLVLTDRETKSRFVQMDGVAFSGPRTGEKPATFPVTRTTWARWLAANPATLVLVPPDGTGWDYDSAPFQAYGDSAALIFPVSTHGGPLGPKDRVLVVQNGEKRVAAEIKDFDLRHPQGLDLTLDARPVRVARDTASGDLAVDGATSFEADWFAVKARWPGISLIR, from the coding sequence GTGCTGCCCTTCCTGCCGGGCCTGCTCACGGCCCTCCTCTGCCTCGCGCTCGCGCTGCCCGCTGCCTCGGCCAGGGCGGAAACCGCGGCAAAGGACGAGGCGGGAAAGGACGGCGGCTCCTACATGGGCATCTGGACGATGCGTCAGGGGAGCAGCGAGTGCCGCCTGCCCGTCGTCAAAACCCTGGCGGAAGGAGAGCCCTGCGCGGAATCCCTGGCCATCGCCGACCCGCGCTTCGTGCCCGCGCGCGAGGCCTCCCTGCCCGGTGACGAGGAGGTCTTCGGCGTGCGCATGGAGGGGTTCACGGCCGCGTTCCCCATGCGCATAATGGCCTGGCACGAGGTGGCCAACTTCCTGGCAGACGGCGAGAAGCGCAGCCTGACCTATTGCCCCTACGCCGACTCCGCCGTGGGCTTTTCCGGCTGCACCCTGGTCCCGAGCGGCCAGGTCTCCGAATCGAACCTCGTGCTCACGGATCGCGAGACCAAGAGCCGCTTCGTGCAGATGGACGGAGTCGCCTTTTCCGGTCCCCGCACCGGGGAAAAGCCCGCGACCTTCCCGGTGACGCGCACGACCTGGGCCCGCTGGCTGGCCGCCAATCCCGCGACCCTCGTCCTGGTGCCGCCCGACGGCACCGGCTGGGACTACGACAGCGCCCCCTTCCAGGCCTACGGCGACTCCGCCGCCTTGATCTTCCCCGTGTCCACCCACGGCGGCCCGCTCGGTCCCAAGGACCGCGTGCTCGTCGTGCAGAACGGCGAGAAGCGCGTCGCGGCCGAGATCAAGGACTTCGACCTGCGCCACCCCCAAGGGCTCGACCTCACCCTGGACGCCCGCCCTGTGCGCGTGGCGCGCGACACCGCGAGCGGAGACCTCGCCGTCGACGGCGCCACGTCCTTCGAGGCCGACTGGTTCGCCGTCAAGGCCCGCTGGCCCGGCATCTCCCTCATCCGCTGA
- a CDS encoding uracil-xanthine permease family protein codes for MSTHSSTNYVFRLRDALLGAQMLFVAFGALVLVPLLTGLDPNVALFTAGAGTLLFQIITKGKVPVFLASSFAFIAPIIYGVKTWGIPQTLSGLVAAGLVYVLLAGLIKSFGPKVLERVLPPIVVGPVIMTIGLILAPVAVNMAMGKTGDGSAVLVPENTALLISLFSLAVTIVASLFGRGMLKLVPILAGITAGYLLSLAMGIVSFKAVIDAPLFALPHFVSPELNWQAVLFIVPVAIAPAIEHFGDILAISSVTGKNFVEDPGLHRTLLGDGLATSMASLLGGPPNTTYSEVTGAVALTKVFNPAIMTWASICAVALAFVGKLGAFLQTVPVPVMGGIMILLFGAITVVGMNALVRSRMDLMKPRNLAIVGVVVVMGMGGMSLPFGGEFRMGGIGLAGILGVILNLVLPERDDE; via the coding sequence ATGTCCACCCACTCCAGCACGAACTACGTCTTCCGCCTGCGCGACGCCCTCCTCGGCGCGCAAATGCTCTTCGTGGCCTTCGGCGCCCTTGTCCTGGTGCCGCTGCTCACGGGGCTCGACCCCAACGTGGCCCTGTTCACGGCGGGCGCGGGCACGCTGCTCTTCCAGATCATCACCAAGGGCAAGGTGCCGGTCTTCCTGGCCTCTTCCTTCGCCTTCATCGCGCCCATCATCTACGGCGTGAAGACCTGGGGCATCCCCCAGACCCTCTCGGGCCTGGTCGCCGCGGGCCTGGTCTACGTGCTCCTCGCCGGGCTCATCAAAAGCTTCGGGCCCAAGGTGCTCGAGCGCGTCCTGCCGCCCATCGTGGTCGGCCCGGTAATCATGACCATCGGCCTCATCCTGGCGCCGGTGGCCGTGAACATGGCCATGGGCAAGACCGGCGACGGCTCGGCCGTGCTCGTGCCCGAGAACACCGCGCTGCTCATCTCCCTCTTCTCCCTGGCCGTGACCATCGTCGCCTCGCTCTTCGGGCGCGGCATGCTGAAGCTCGTGCCGATCCTCGCCGGAATCACGGCGGGCTATCTGCTGAGCCTGGCCATGGGCATCGTCTCCTTCAAGGCCGTGATCGATGCGCCGCTCTTCGCCCTGCCCCACTTCGTCTCCCCCGAGCTCAACTGGCAGGCCGTGCTCTTCATCGTGCCCGTGGCCATCGCCCCGGCCATCGAGCACTTCGGCGACATCCTGGCCATCAGCTCGGTGACCGGCAAGAACTTCGTCGAGGACCCGGGGCTGCACCGCACCCTGCTCGGCGACGGCCTGGCCACCTCCATGGCCTCCCTCCTCGGCGGCCCCCCGAACACCACCTACTCCGAGGTCACCGGCGCCGTGGCCCTGACCAAGGTCTTCAACCCGGCGATCATGACCTGGGCCAGCATCTGCGCCGTGGCCCTGGCCTTCGTGGGCAAGCTCGGCGCCTTCCTCCAGACCGTGCCCGTGCCGGTCATGGGCGGCATCATGATCCTGCTCTTCGGCGCCATCACCGTGGTCGGCATGAACGCCCTGGTGCGCTCCCGCATGGATCTCATGAAGCCCCGCAACCTGGCCATCGTCGGGGTGGTGGTGGTCATGGGCATGGGCGGCATGAGCCTGCCCTTCGGCGGCGAGTTCCGCATGGGCGGCATCGGACTTGCAGGAATCCTCGGCGTGATCCTCAACCTCGTGCTCCCCGAACGGGATGACGAATAG
- the upp gene encoding uracil phosphoribosyltransferase, giving the protein MPVTVVDHPLVRHKLGIMREEGISTKQFRALASEVARLLTYEATKDFETQKTVIKGWAGPVEVEHIKGKKVTVVPILRAGLGMLDGVMDMIPGAKVSVVGLYRNEETLEPVRYYVKLANEIDKRTALILDPMLATGGTLLATIDLLKEAGCTSIKGIFLVAAPEGLKKLEEQHPDVEVYVAAIDERLNEQGYIIPGLGDAGDKIFGTK; this is encoded by the coding sequence GTGCCTGTCACCGTTGTGGACCATCCGCTGGTCAGACACAAGCTCGGCATCATGCGCGAAGAGGGCATCAGCACCAAACAGTTCCGTGCCCTGGCCAGCGAGGTCGCCCGGCTTCTGACCTACGAGGCGACCAAGGATTTCGAAACCCAGAAGACGGTGATCAAGGGCTGGGCCGGCCCGGTCGAGGTCGAGCACATCAAGGGCAAGAAGGTCACGGTTGTCCCCATCCTGCGCGCGGGGCTGGGCATGCTGGACGGCGTCATGGACATGATCCCCGGCGCCAAGGTCAGCGTGGTGGGGCTCTACCGCAACGAGGAGACGCTCGAGCCCGTGCGCTACTACGTCAAGCTGGCCAACGAGATCGACAAGCGCACCGCGCTGATCCTCGATCCCATGCTGGCCACGGGCGGCACGCTGCTGGCCACCATCGACCTGCTCAAGGAAGCCGGCTGCACGTCCATCAAGGGCATCTTCCTGGTGGCCGCGCCCGAGGGTCTGAAGAAGCTCGAGGAGCAGCACCCGGACGTCGAGGTCTACGTCGCGGCCATCGACGAGCGTCTGAACGAGCAAGGCTACATCATTCCCGGCCTGGGCGACGCCGGGGACAAGATATTCGGCACCAAGTAG